A single Sulfurimonas aquatica DNA region contains:
- a CDS encoding response regulator transcription factor, whose translation MTCLVIDDSKFARLMLTTLLEEYSPHSKIIQATNGLEAIQMVKEEKPDLIFIDLTMPTMDGYEAIPKLLKLYPNTHIAVITADIQEKAQQKVIELGAKMHIEKPINGKKIENILKIFENL comes from the coding sequence TTGACATGCTTGGTTATCGATGATTCAAAATTTGCGAGACTAATGTTAACAACTCTACTTGAAGAGTACTCTCCTCACTCGAAGATAATTCAAGCAACAAATGGTCTTGAAGCAATACAGATGGTAAAAGAAGAAAAGCCTGATTTGATCTTTATCGACCTAACCATGCCAACAATGGATGGATATGAAGCAATACCTAAACTCTTAAAACTTTATCCAAATACCCATATAGCTGTTATCACTGCTGATATACAAGAAAAAGCACAACAAAAAGTGATAGAACTTGGAGCTAAAATGCATATAGAAAAACCTATAAATGGCAAAAAAATAGAAAATATTTTAAAAATCTTTGAAAACCTTTGA